CTGCGGATTGGAACGTTTGGTGGTATCGATGAGCAGTCCTCTTTTTTTGAGCAGCTCAAGGTAAGGATTCGATTTGCCTTCAAAAGGGTAGGGATCGCCGGGGCCGGCCATCGCATCGTTCTTATCGGCGCTGATCAGGCCAGCACGCTGACGTGCATATGCTTTCGACAGCAATCCCTTCATGGGCTCTTCAGGTGGGAAATACGGATCACCATAATAGAAATCACGATCGGCAAAACTGAGGTTCATGGCCTGGTATACGGTGTGGATATATTCCGCTGAATTGTATCCCATCTTTTTCAGATCGAAATTTTCCAGGATATTCAGCGCCTGCAGCATCATCGGCCCTTGCGTCCATTGTGAGAGCTTGTATACATCGATGCCTTTATAATTGGTGTGCATCGGTTCTTCTTCGTAGATCTTATAATTGGCAAGGTCCTGCATCGTTATTAATCCACCCTGCTCCTGGCATCCCCGCACAAATTCTTTTGCGATATCACCTTTGTAAAATCTTGTGGCAGCGGCGTAGATGGCTTCTTTGCGACTCTTCTTTTGTTTGAGTGCTTCTTCTTCTGCCTGCACCATTTTTTTAAGTGTTTCCAGCAGGTCTTTCTGTACGAAGATCTCGCCGGCTTCGGGCGCTTCCCTTTTTTCTCCGGGATGAGTAAGAAAGACTGCTTTGGAATAAGGCCATTCTTTGATGCGTGCTTTACCGCGTTCAATACTATTGGCAGTTTGCGCTTCGATGGGATAACCTGCTGCCAGTTCCATGGCGGGCGCCAGTATTTGCTTCAGGCTCATGGTGCCGTATTCAGCCAGCATATGACAGAGGCCTGCAGGTGTTCCGGGAGTAACGGCAGCCTGTGGCCCGAACTCAGGTGGAAAATCCAGTCCCTGCGATTTGAAATGCGCAGCAGTAGCGCCTGTTGGAGCTACACCCAGCGCATTGATGCCGATCACTTTTTTTGTTTTGGGATTATAGATGAGGGCCTGCGTTTCGCCACCCCAGCTGAGTACATCCCACATGGTGCAGGTGGCGGCCAGCATAGCGCAGGCCGCATCGATGGCATTGCCGCCTTTTTGAAAGATCATACTGCCGGCAGTGGCGGCCAGTGGTTTGCCGGTGATGGCCATCCAATGCTTGCCATGAAGCGGAGGCTTCTGTGTCTGTTGCGCAGCAACAGTCAGTACAGCTGCCAGCAGGCAGCCGGTCAATAGCAGATGTTTCATGATGGTTAAGATACCAAAAAAAACGCCCGACTTGTGGTCAGGCGGTCAATTTCTTGAGGGCGTCCCGGCTCAGCTGGAACCATTCCCGGTAACTTGCTTTCTCCCGGTTGCTCAGATGGGTGGATTCTTGCAGGATCTGGTTGAACTGTTGAATGGCTTCTTCTTTCCTTTCAGCTTTTTCCAGGAAGATGCCATAATTGTATCGGGCTTCGTAATTGGCGAACTGTCCGTTCATCTTTTTGAATTCATTCTCCGCTTTTTCTTCTTCACCACAATAAGCCAGGCTCAAGGCATAGATGACATGCACACGCGATTTGGCGAATTGAGGAAGATGAACAATTTGGGAAGCCATGCTCACCACATCTTCAAAACGGTTGAGGGCAAAATACGCAAGCGACAATTGACCGCGCACATGTTCGTTCTCCGTGAACGCACCGGTAAGGCTGTCTTCATAGAGCTTCACGGCCTTATCAGTTTGTTTATTGGCCAGGTAGGCATCGGCCAGGGCGATTCGATTATTGAAAGTATCGGAGAAGCGCAGACGATCTTCAAGTTTGGAGATCTGTCCGCCGGGATTCAGCACGCTGGATAAATTCGTCTGTACATTCTGTACATGACGGCGGTTGAACATTTCTGTAAAAATGTAAATCAGTGAACCGATCACCGGCAGGAAAACGATCAGCCAGATCCATTTCTGGTGCAGGTTCCTCCTGAGGGCATGCACCACGCAAATGGCCTGTAGCCCGATCACGATGTAGTAATAATAATTGTCTTCGAAAAACATGCCGCAAAGAAAGAAAGTTTTTTCGCTTTTTGCAAATGTGCAGGGTGTGGCTGTTGTTCGTCTACCGGCGGGTGTATGACCTACCATAAAAACAATCCCGCTCCAAAAGAAGCGGGAACCTGAAACCGACCCTGGTCCAAAAATATCTTATTCACCCAGCCAGCGTTTGAATTCTCCTACCTTATCCCGGCTCACGATGATCTCTTTCTCGAATGGTGTGTTCAGCACCAGTTTTACTCTGCCTCCAAAATAGGAGTACATTTCGCGGATATCATCGAAAGCCACAATGGTAGCCCGGTTCACGCGGAAGAATTTCTGCGGATCGAGCAAACTCTGATTGAGCGTTTCGATGGAATGCTGGAGGATATATTTCTTGTTGTCTTTCGTTTTGATGAAGTTGAGCCTGCCTTCTGCAAAGAAGATAGCGATCTCTTCTGCCCGCACGGAGATCAGTTTCTCCCTTGTTCTCACAAGGAACCTGCTTTGGAATTGTTTGCCTGGTCCGTAAGAACGATGGCTTGTTTCAGGCTGCGTTTCCGGCTCGTTCAGATTCAGGATGCTTTTGGCAAGCTGCACATGCTGCAGTTTAGCCGGTAATGCATCCTGTTGCTCAAATTTGCGCAGGCTGGTATGCTTGAAGGAATTGGTGAAAAGAAGCGGACTGCTGAGATGTCCTTCCTGCAGATAACGCATGGCGCGGTTGTTGAGCTGGAGAATATCAACCAGCAACAGGTCGGGCTCACTGTTTACTTTCAGGTAGCGAACGAACTCGAAAAAATCAGTGAAATGATCGATGCTTTCCGGGCGTTCTTTCGATTGCAGCATGTCTTCACGCAGACGGCTGGCAATATTTACTTCTTCTTCGATGATGACAACTTTCATAGTAAGTATGTTGACACCACAAAAGTAGTTTTTGGCGGGCCGGCGCCAATAGCATAATCATGCTAACCAATGAAAAGGGGCCTGCACCCTGCGGTGAAGCCCCATTTCAAAATACGGCCGGATATATCAATGTGATTCCACGTAGGCTTTGAAATTGTCCAGGATACCCTGCCAGCCTGCG
This portion of the Pseudobacter ginsenosidimutans genome encodes:
- a CDS encoding gamma-glutamyltransferase family protein is translated as MKHLLLTGCLLAAVLTVAAQQTQKPPLHGKHWMAITGKPLAATAGSMIFQKGGNAIDAACAMLAATCTMWDVLSWGGETQALIYNPKTKKVIGINALGVAPTGATAAHFKSQGLDFPPEFGPQAAVTPGTPAGLCHMLAEYGTMSLKQILAPAMELAAGYPIEAQTANSIERGKARIKEWPYSKAVFLTHPGEKREAPEAGEIFVQKDLLETLKKMVQAEEEALKQKKSRKEAIYAAATRFYKGDIAKEFVRGCQEQGGLITMQDLANYKIYEEEPMHTNYKGIDVYKLSQWTQGPMMLQALNILENFDLKKMGYNSAEYIHTVYQAMNLSFADRDFYYGDPYFPPEEPMKGLLSKAYARQRAGLISADKNDAMAGPGDPYPFEGKSNPYLELLKKRGLLIDTTKRSNPQFMPSHDVRNSSAYIHNSELEDSLYHDRLWRGTTSVEAADESGWVVSITPSGGWIPACIAGKTGVGMSQRMQSFVTNPELNPFNVVEPGKRPRVTLTPSLALKNGKPYLSFAVQGGDTQDQNLLQFFLNMVEFGMTVQQATEAANINSNQLWLSLGGTKEKDRQPRAGHLLLKNTTPEPVRNVLKQMGYTLSFDDRTSGPINAIWFDWEHGSFWGGSSNHGEDYGIGW
- a CDS encoding PLDc N-terminal domain-containing protein, which encodes MFFEDNYYYYIVIGLQAICVVHALRRNLHQKWIWLIVFLPVIGSLIYIFTEMFNRRHVQNVQTNLSSVLNPGGQISKLEDRLRFSDTFNNRIALADAYLANKQTDKAVKLYEDSLTGAFTENEHVRGQLSLAYFALNRFEDVVSMASQIVHLPQFAKSRVHVIYALSLAYCGEEEKAENEFKKMNGQFANYEARYNYGIFLEKAERKEEAIQQFNQILQESTHLSNREKASYREWFQLSRDALKKLTA
- a CDS encoding LytR/AlgR family response regulator transcription factor produces the protein MKVVIIEEEVNIASRLREDMLQSKERPESIDHFTDFFEFVRYLKVNSEPDLLLVDILQLNNRAMRYLQEGHLSSPLLFTNSFKHTSLRKFEQQDALPAKLQHVQLAKSILNLNEPETQPETSHRSYGPGKQFQSRFLVRTREKLISVRAEEIAIFFAEGRLNFIKTKDNKKYILQHSIETLNQSLLDPQKFFRVNRATIVAFDDIREMYSYFGGRVKLVLNTPFEKEIIVSRDKVGEFKRWLGE